A window from Mycobacteriales bacterium encodes these proteins:
- a CDS encoding RNA polymerase sigma factor: MDAAPTGEAIFRAHYAPLAGWCRRMVGDDEAAHDIAAEAFARLLGRWSAVQDPRAYLYTTALNLIRDRWRRSERERVALRKTATATATAPTEPAPEIRMLVESLPRRLAQVVVLHYFADLPVDGIARQLGVAPGTVKRDLYDARARLQALLEDSR, translated from the coding sequence GTGGACGCCGCGCCGACCGGTGAGGCGATCTTTCGAGCTCACTACGCCCCCCTCGCCGGCTGGTGTCGCCGGATGGTCGGTGACGACGAGGCGGCCCACGACATCGCCGCCGAAGCGTTCGCGCGACTCCTCGGCCGCTGGAGCGCAGTCCAGGATCCCCGCGCCTATCTCTACACGACCGCGCTGAACCTGATCCGTGACCGGTGGCGGCGCAGCGAGCGGGAGCGCGTCGCGCTGCGCAAGACGGCGACCGCCACCGCTACCGCGCCCACCGAGCCGGCGCCCGAGATCCGGATGCTCGTGGAGAGCCTGCCCCGCCGGCTGGCACAGGTCGTCGTCCTCCACTACTTCGCGGACCTCCCGGTCGACGGCATCGCCCGCCAGCTCGGCGTCGCTCCGGGCACTGTGAAGCGCGACCTGTACGACGCACGGGCGAGGCTGCAGGCGCTGCTCGAGGACTCGCGATGA
- a CDS encoding NAD(P)H-quinone oxidoreductase has protein sequence MKAVHCSGAGDIAVLHWSQHDDPEAGPGEVLIEVVASAVNRADLLQRLGVYPPPPGVTDVLGLECSGRVVAVGEGVNRWAVGDEVCALLAGGGQAELAVAAEGQVMPVPAGVDLVTAGSLPEVCATVWSNLVMIARLTAGQTLLVHGGASGIGTMAIQVARALGANVVATAGPAEKVERCRELGAHVAISYRDEDFVDATLEATNGRGADVILDIMGAAYLERNVSALAANGQLVIIGLQGGTQAELNLSSLLTKRATIHATSLRARPLDEKADICAAVVDGLWPMIADGRVKPVVHTTLRMNQVAEAHLLVASNQHIGKVVLTVQ, from the coding sequence GTGAAGGCGGTGCACTGCAGCGGCGCCGGCGACATCGCCGTCCTGCACTGGAGCCAGCACGACGATCCCGAGGCCGGCCCGGGCGAGGTCCTGATCGAAGTGGTCGCCAGTGCGGTGAACCGCGCCGACCTCCTTCAGCGCCTCGGCGTCTACCCACCGCCGCCAGGGGTCACCGACGTGCTCGGGCTGGAATGCAGCGGGCGTGTGGTCGCGGTCGGCGAGGGCGTCAATCGATGGGCGGTGGGCGATGAGGTGTGCGCGCTGCTCGCGGGCGGTGGGCAGGCGGAGCTCGCAGTCGCCGCCGAAGGGCAGGTGATGCCGGTCCCCGCCGGGGTCGACCTCGTCACCGCCGGCTCACTTCCGGAAGTGTGCGCGACCGTCTGGTCGAACCTGGTGATGATCGCCCGGCTCACCGCGGGCCAGACCCTGTTGGTCCACGGCGGCGCCAGCGGCATCGGCACGATGGCGATTCAGGTGGCCCGCGCCCTGGGCGCCAACGTCGTTGCAACCGCGGGCCCCGCGGAGAAGGTCGAGCGTTGCCGCGAGCTGGGCGCACACGTCGCGATCAGCTACCGCGACGAAGACTTCGTCGACGCCACACTCGAGGCCACCAACGGCCGCGGAGCCGACGTGATTCTCGACATCATGGGCGCGGCCTACCTCGAACGCAACGTCAGCGCGCTCGCCGCGAACGGTCAGCTGGTGATCATCGGGCTGCAGGGTGGGACGCAGGCCGAGCTCAACCTCAGCAGCCTGCTGACCAAGCGAGCGACCATCCACGCGACATCGCTTCGCGCCCGGCCGCTCGACGAGAAGGCCGACATCTGCGCTGCGGTCGTCGACGGCCTGTGGCCGATGATCGCCGACGGACGCGTGAAGCCCGTCGTACACACGACGTTGCGGATGAACCAGGTGGCTGAAGCGCACCTGCTCGTCGCCAGCAACCAGCACATCGGCAAGGTTGTGCTGACCGTCCAGTAG
- a CDS encoding helix-turn-helix domain-containing protein, giving the protein MTAEESTLFARVERDIPKIARRMLDRFVTEIPLYGMLPREQLEGEIAQITTGALRLFFRSLCSTEPIYDDELVEIRSSAARRAEERVPLDAVLAAYHVGGRIGWEALVDAARPEERDQLVVAAGRVLEFVHQVTGAVASAYLEERQSIYGEERDALRAVASALLAGEPADKLAARVGLTVAPAYVVLEIAIGDHPDEGEHGVGGAVAARRKLRRVQGRLERWAGQPVLGLLEPAGGPALIATMPEDADKVVLGLSELMVDLNEAAGATVTAGVAVASTVSDLVNAAQQAGDVLSLATGLGRGPGAYSLSDVLLEYQLSRPSDALPELGLLLEPLERNPDLVLTLQTYLEHDLDRRGTAAALHVHPNTLDYRLRRVVDLTGIDPATSRGLQLVGAALAARRLRGD; this is encoded by the coding sequence ATGACCGCGGAGGAGTCGACGCTTTTCGCTCGCGTCGAGCGCGACATCCCCAAGATCGCGCGGCGGATGCTGGACCGGTTCGTCACCGAGATTCCGCTGTACGGCATGTTGCCCCGTGAGCAGCTCGAGGGTGAGATCGCGCAGATCACGACGGGTGCGCTCCGGCTGTTCTTCCGCTCGCTGTGCTCGACCGAACCGATCTACGACGACGAGCTGGTCGAGATCCGCAGCTCCGCTGCGCGACGCGCCGAGGAGCGGGTGCCGCTCGACGCGGTTCTCGCGGCCTACCACGTCGGCGGCCGGATCGGCTGGGAGGCGCTCGTCGACGCCGCCCGCCCGGAGGAGCGCGACCAGCTGGTCGTCGCCGCGGGCCGGGTGCTGGAGTTCGTCCACCAGGTCACCGGCGCGGTCGCCTCGGCCTACCTCGAGGAGCGGCAGAGCATCTACGGCGAAGAGCGCGACGCGTTGCGCGCGGTGGCTTCGGCGCTGCTCGCCGGTGAGCCCGCTGACAAGCTCGCGGCGCGGGTGGGGCTGACGGTCGCGCCGGCATACGTCGTCCTGGAGATCGCGATCGGTGATCATCCGGACGAGGGCGAGCACGGTGTCGGCGGCGCGGTCGCGGCTCGCCGCAAGCTACGACGGGTCCAGGGCCGGCTGGAGCGGTGGGCGGGCCAGCCGGTGCTCGGGTTGCTCGAACCGGCCGGAGGTCCAGCCCTGATCGCCACGATGCCGGAGGACGCCGACAAGGTCGTTCTCGGGCTGTCCGAGCTGATGGTCGACCTCAACGAGGCCGCCGGCGCGACGGTGACCGCGGGTGTGGCGGTTGCGTCGACCGTCTCCGATTTGGTCAACGCCGCGCAGCAGGCCGGCGACGTGCTCTCCCTCGCGACGGGTCTGGGGCGCGGTCCGGGCGCCTACTCGCTGTCCGACGTACTGCTGGAGTACCAGCTCTCGCGGCCCAGTGACGCGCTTCCCGAGCTCGGGCTGTTGCTCGAGCCGCTCGAGCGCAACCCGGACCTCGTGCTCACGTTGCAGACCTACCTCGAGCACGACCTCGATCGGCGGGGGACGGCGGCGGCGCTGCACGTGCACCCGAACACGCTCGACTACCGGCTGCGCCGGGTGGTCGACCTCACCGGCATCGACCCGGCGACTTCCCGCGGGTTGCAGCTCGTCGGGGCCGCGCTGGCTGCCCGCCGGCTGCGCGGCGACTAG
- a CDS encoding alpha/beta hydrolase, translating into MPLDPNIASILDFIATAGAPSISSGTAQQARDGFRAATVGVRNVASLAQVKSVEDITIPGPARPIPARVYRPDVEGPVPTMAFFHGGGFVIGDIETHDDQARLICRDGEMVVVSVDYRLAPEHPFPAGFEDCLAATKWVAANVATLGDDPDRIIVGGDSAGGNLSAGVAQAVRDSGPRLAAQFLIYPGVDFAADADYPSRVANAEGYFLTADDMLWFSTQYVPEGADHADPRLSPIRASDLSGVAPAVIGVAEFDPLRDEGLAYAKALEAAGVEVRAKCYDGMIHGFFGFTALSPGAGAAAADMIAALRSLVAETTT; encoded by the coding sequence ATGCCGCTCGATCCGAACATCGCGAGCATCCTCGACTTCATCGCCACCGCGGGCGCACCGTCGATCTCTTCCGGCACCGCGCAGCAGGCGCGTGACGGGTTTCGCGCCGCGACGGTCGGCGTACGCAACGTCGCGTCCCTGGCGCAGGTGAAGTCGGTCGAGGACATCACGATCCCCGGCCCGGCCCGGCCGATACCGGCACGTGTCTACCGACCCGACGTCGAGGGGCCGGTCCCCACGATGGCGTTCTTCCACGGCGGCGGCTTCGTGATCGGCGACATCGAGACCCACGACGACCAGGCCCGGCTGATCTGCCGTGACGGCGAGATGGTCGTGGTCAGCGTCGACTACCGGCTCGCGCCAGAGCATCCGTTCCCGGCCGGCTTCGAAGACTGCCTCGCCGCCACGAAGTGGGTCGCCGCCAACGTCGCCACCCTCGGCGACGACCCGGACCGGATCATCGTCGGCGGCGACAGCGCGGGCGGCAACCTCTCGGCGGGCGTCGCGCAGGCCGTTCGGGACAGCGGGCCGAGACTGGCCGCGCAGTTCCTCATCTACCCCGGCGTCGACTTCGCGGCGGACGCGGACTACCCGTCACGCGTGGCGAACGCCGAGGGCTACTTCCTGACCGCCGACGACATGCTCTGGTTCAGCACGCAGTACGTCCCGGAGGGTGCCGACCACGCCGACCCCCGGCTGTCCCCGATCCGGGCGAGCGACCTTTCGGGGGTCGCGCCGGCTGTCATCGGCGTCGCCGAGTTCGACCCGTTGCGCGACGAAGGGTTGGCCTACGCGAAAGCGCTCGAGGCCGCCGGAGTCGAGGTGCGCGCGAAGTGCTACGACGGCATGATCCACGGTTTCTTCGGCTTCACGGCGCTGTCCCCGGGCGCTGGCGCTGCAGCCGCCGACATGATCGCCGCGCTGCGCTCGCTCGTTGCCGAAACGACCACCTAG
- a CDS encoding ABC transporter ATP-binding protein yields MTSTAPTPATDTDRSEGWLRLLWGFVGEAKRMLVVSVAAAMLTTAIVTATPLVSRVVVDHGLDPSHPDVRGWLIALFALGIVRFFATRARRWRAGRVSYDVQFRLRSRIFDHLQSLDPGAAEQLRTGQLVSRASADLSLVQQFLAWGPQVLANALQLLASVVAIFILSWPLGLVASIVVPLTAYLGSHTRAGVFAASWDASQREAELTNTVEESISGVRVVKGFGQEDAEIGRVMAAARSMYAGRLRAARQRASFTATLQSVPTLGQLGVLLIGGWLALHHRISLGTFLACTTYLVQLAAPARMIGAVMALSQQARAGVERIVAILETAPTIVDAADAQPLPPGPGALSLRDVSFRYAEGGPTILDHIDLEIAPGEVLALVGPSGSGKSTLAMMIPRFYDPTSGTVTLDGADLRTATLASVHSRVGIAFEEAFLFSDTIRANIAYGRPDATDDDIRAAAEAAQAAEFIDELPDGYDTVVGERGLTLSGGQRQRVALARLLLSDPDVAVLDDATSAVDAAVEAQIHDALRSWHTDRTTLLVAHRESTARLADRVVLLEAGKITAVGRHDELIETNPRYRELLDAAPQPQALLSPVTTKADAAPRQRRPIVPAATARTWAPGAGMGGGGGRFAGLLSLNPKLQAQLDALPPADDELPAGLIEEAAADETAVTLRRLLHRQRLILAASLALVVGDALATLAQPELIRLGVDHGVVGHSTSALLLVAVVFAAVSLFDWWDMWASAIATGQASERLLAALRVRVFAHLQRLGMDFYETELSGRILTRVTSDVDTLSNLVQNGLLNAVVSLATLVGIAIFLLVTDLRLGLAAMAVLPAMVVATAIYQRRSTVAYDHQRDTIAIVNAAFAESLGGVRVTHAHGRQERDLANYTALCADTRDAGLSALSIQIWYVAATELMQQIATAVVLGLGVGRLHHDPAFTGVLIAFVLWLSQFFAPIQQLSQVFDSYQQARAGMRKIHTLLLEQTSTPLPALPAELDEVRGELRFDGVVYRYRRASVDALRGVDVTIPAGQRVALVGRTGAGKSTMMKLAARFYDPTHGAVLIDGRDLRQFNPVDYRRCLGYVPQEPFLFTGTVRDNVSYGRPEATDEEVAEVCRQVGLADWVEAQPDGYQTAIAERGRSLSAGQRQLVCLARALLVDPAVLLLDEATATLDLAAEAVVTRAIDVVANGRTSILIAHRLQTAQGADRILVVDAGRVVEDGDHETLITADGPYAMMWRAFSSSSHV; encoded by the coding sequence GTGACCTCGACCGCTCCCACTCCCGCGACGGACACCGACCGCAGTGAGGGCTGGCTGCGACTGCTCTGGGGCTTCGTCGGTGAGGCCAAGCGCATGCTCGTCGTCAGCGTCGCCGCGGCGATGCTCACGACCGCGATCGTCACCGCGACCCCGCTCGTGTCTCGCGTCGTCGTCGACCACGGACTCGACCCTTCCCATCCCGACGTGCGCGGTTGGCTGATCGCGCTCTTCGCGCTCGGCATCGTGCGCTTCTTCGCGACCCGCGCGCGGCGCTGGCGGGCCGGCCGGGTCAGCTACGACGTCCAGTTCCGGCTCCGTTCCCGGATCTTCGACCACCTCCAGTCACTCGACCCCGGCGCCGCCGAGCAGCTGCGCACCGGCCAGCTCGTGTCACGGGCGAGCGCCGACCTCTCGCTGGTCCAGCAGTTCCTCGCATGGGGCCCGCAGGTGCTTGCCAACGCCCTGCAGCTGCTCGCCAGCGTGGTGGCGATCTTCATCCTGTCCTGGCCGCTCGGCCTGGTCGCGAGCATCGTCGTGCCGCTCACCGCCTACCTCGGCTCCCACACCCGCGCCGGTGTCTTCGCGGCCAGCTGGGACGCCTCGCAACGCGAGGCCGAGCTCACCAACACCGTCGAGGAGTCGATCTCCGGCGTTCGGGTCGTGAAGGGGTTCGGCCAAGAGGACGCCGAGATCGGGCGCGTCATGGCCGCTGCCCGCAGCATGTACGCCGGCCGGCTACGGGCCGCCCGACAGCGCGCCTCGTTCACCGCGACGCTGCAGAGCGTGCCGACGCTCGGCCAGCTCGGAGTCCTGCTGATCGGCGGCTGGCTCGCCCTTCACCACCGGATCAGCCTGGGCACCTTCCTGGCCTGCACGACCTACCTCGTCCAGCTCGCCGCGCCGGCCCGCATGATCGGCGCGGTCATGGCGCTGTCACAGCAGGCCCGCGCCGGAGTCGAACGAATCGTCGCGATCCTCGAGACCGCCCCGACGATCGTCGATGCCGCCGACGCCCAACCGTTGCCGCCCGGACCCGGCGCGCTCAGTCTCCGCGACGTCTCCTTCCGCTACGCCGAGGGCGGGCCGACGATTCTCGACCACATCGACCTGGAGATCGCGCCCGGCGAGGTCCTCGCCCTCGTCGGGCCCTCCGGGTCCGGCAAGTCAACCCTCGCGATGATGATCCCGCGGTTCTACGACCCGACCTCCGGGACGGTCACGCTCGACGGCGCCGACCTGCGTACCGCGACGCTCGCGTCGGTGCACTCCCGCGTCGGCATCGCCTTCGAAGAGGCGTTCCTGTTCTCCGACACCATCCGGGCCAACATCGCCTACGGCCGCCCGGACGCGACCGACGACGACATCCGCGCAGCCGCCGAGGCAGCGCAAGCGGCCGAGTTCATCGACGAGCTCCCGGACGGCTACGACACGGTCGTCGGCGAACGCGGCCTCACCCTGTCCGGCGGCCAGCGCCAGCGCGTCGCGCTCGCGAGACTGCTGCTGTCCGATCCGGACGTCGCCGTTCTCGACGACGCGACCAGCGCTGTCGACGCCGCGGTCGAAGCCCAGATCCACGACGCGTTGCGGTCATGGCACACCGACCGCACGACGCTTCTCGTGGCCCACCGCGAGTCGACCGCGCGCCTTGCCGACCGGGTCGTCCTGCTCGAAGCCGGGAAGATCACCGCCGTCGGGCGGCACGACGAGCTGATCGAGACGAACCCGCGCTACCGCGAGCTGCTCGACGCGGCGCCGCAGCCACAGGCCTTGCTCAGTCCGGTGACCACCAAGGCCGACGCGGCACCGCGCCAGCGCCGGCCGATCGTCCCCGCCGCGACCGCGCGCACCTGGGCACCGGGGGCCGGGATGGGCGGAGGCGGCGGTCGCTTCGCCGGCCTGCTCTCCCTCAACCCCAAGCTGCAGGCACAGCTCGACGCGCTCCCGCCTGCCGACGACGAGCTGCCCGCCGGCCTGATCGAGGAGGCCGCGGCGGACGAGACCGCCGTCACCTTGCGACGTCTCCTGCACCGGCAGCGGCTGATCCTGGCGGCAAGCCTTGCACTCGTCGTCGGCGACGCCCTGGCGACGCTCGCACAGCCCGAGCTGATCCGCCTTGGCGTCGACCACGGTGTCGTGGGGCACTCCACCTCGGCGCTGCTGCTGGTCGCCGTGGTCTTCGCGGCGGTCTCACTGTTCGACTGGTGGGACATGTGGGCGTCGGCCATCGCCACCGGCCAGGCCTCCGAGCGGCTGCTCGCCGCATTGCGGGTCCGGGTGTTCGCCCACCTCCAGCGCCTCGGGATGGACTTCTACGAGACCGAGCTCTCCGGCCGGATCCTCACCCGCGTGACCAGCGACGTCGACACGTTGTCCAACCTCGTCCAGAACGGTCTGCTCAACGCCGTCGTCTCGCTCGCAACTCTGGTCGGGATCGCGATCTTCCTGCTCGTCACCGACCTGCGACTCGGCCTTGCCGCGATGGCCGTCCTGCCGGCCATGGTGGTCGCGACCGCCATCTACCAGCGACGCTCGACGGTCGCCTACGACCATCAGCGCGACACGATCGCGATCGTCAACGCCGCGTTCGCCGAGTCCCTCGGCGGGGTGCGGGTCACCCACGCGCACGGCCGGCAGGAGCGCGACCTGGCCAACTACACCGCGTTGTGCGCCGACACCCGCGACGCCGGCCTGTCGGCACTGTCGATCCAGATCTGGTACGTCGCGGCCACCGAGCTGATGCAGCAGATCGCGACCGCGGTGGTTCTCGGGCTCGGCGTCGGGCGGCTGCATCACGACCCGGCCTTCACCGGCGTACTCATCGCGTTCGTGCTGTGGCTGTCCCAGTTCTTCGCGCCGATCCAGCAGCTCTCCCAAGTCTTCGACTCCTATCAGCAGGCGCGCGCCGGCATGCGCAAGATCCACACACTGCTGCTGGAGCAGACGAGCACCCCACTGCCGGCACTCCCGGCCGAGCTCGACGAGGTGCGCGGCGAGCTTCGCTTCGACGGCGTCGTCTACCGCTACCGCCGTGCGAGTGTCGACGCCCTGCGCGGAGTCGACGTCACGATCCCGGCAGGGCAGCGCGTCGCGCTCGTCGGGCGCACCGGTGCCGGCAAGAGCACGATGATGAAGCTTGCCGCCCGCTTCTACGACCCGACGCACGGCGCGGTCCTCATCGACGGCCGCGATCTCCGGCAGTTCAACCCGGTCGACTACCGGCGCTGCCTCGGGTACGTCCCGCAGGAGCCTTTCCTGTTCACCGGCACGGTGCGGGACAACGTCAGCTACGGCCGGCCCGAGGCGACAGACGAGGAGGTCGCCGAAGTCTGCCGTCAGGTCGGGCTCGCCGACTGGGTCGAGGCACAGCCCGACGGCTACCAGACCGCGATCGCCGAGCGGGGGCGCTCACTGTCCGCCGGCCAGCGCCAGCTCGTCTGCCTGGCGCGTGCACTGCTGGTCGACCCGGCGGTGTTGCTTCTCGATGAGGCGACCGCCACGCTCGACCTCGCCGCGGAAGCCGTGGTGACGCGGGCGATCGACGTGGTCGCGAACGGTCGCACGTCGATCCTGATCGCGCATCGACTCCAGACGGCCCAGGGCGCCGACCGGATCCTCGTCGTCGACGCCGGGCGGGTCGTGGAGGACGGCGATCACGAGACCCTCATCACCGCCGACGGCCCGTACGCCATGATGTGGCGGGCGTTCAGCTCGTCGTCACACGTCTAG